One window of Flavobacteriales bacterium genomic DNA carries:
- a CDS encoding alanine/ornithine racemase family PLP-dependent enzyme: protein MAFLELYRDKLRHNHRFLSKLFKENGIEWGIVTKLLCGNETFIKEVVALGENEFHDTRISNLRMVKKLAPNSQTVYIKPPAKRGIPNLVRFADVSFNSDLSTIKALSAEAVKQGRTHKVIIMVEMGDLREGVMGDSLVDFYAQVFQLPNIAIVGLGTNLNCLNGIMPTQDKLIQLGLYKQLIETKFNKKIPWITGGTSVTIPLLLKKQLPKGMNHFRIGEALFFGKDLFTDGMIKGMRNDVFKLHAEVIELYEKPMTPTGEQRTNVAGVKPEVKESDIGRTAFRAIIDIGLLDVDPKNLTPLTKGVTIIEASSDMLVLDLDHNEAKLHVGDLISFSLNYMGALGIMNSKYIDKVVK, encoded by the coding sequence ATGGCCTTCCTCGAACTCTATCGCGACAAGCTCCGGCACAACCACCGCTTCCTGTCCAAGCTCTTCAAGGAGAACGGTATTGAATGGGGTATTGTCACCAAGCTGCTCTGCGGCAACGAAACGTTCATCAAAGAAGTGGTGGCACTGGGCGAGAACGAGTTCCATGATACGCGCATCAGCAACCTGCGCATGGTGAAAAAACTCGCGCCAAATTCGCAGACCGTCTACATCAAACCGCCCGCCAAGCGCGGCATTCCCAACCTCGTGCGCTTCGCCGACGTCAGCTTCAACAGCGACCTCTCCACCATCAAGGCGTTGAGCGCCGAGGCCGTGAAGCAGGGCCGCACCCACAAGGTGATCATCATGGTGGAGATGGGCGACCTCCGCGAAGGCGTGATGGGTGACAGCTTGGTGGATTTTTACGCGCAGGTGTTCCAGCTTCCCAACATCGCCATCGTGGGCTTGGGCACCAACCTCAACTGCCTCAACGGCATCATGCCCACGCAGGACAAGCTGATCCAGCTTGGCCTGTACAAGCAGCTCATCGAGACGAAGTTCAACAAGAAGATCCCTTGGATCACCGGCGGTACCAGCGTCACCATACCGTTGCTGTTGAAGAAGCAGTTGCCCAAGGGCATGAACCATTTCCGCATCGGCGAGGCGCTGTTCTTCGGCAAGGACCTCTTCACCGACGGGATGATCAAGGGCATGCGCAACGACGTCTTCAAGCTGCACGCGGAAGTGATCGAGCTCTATGAAAAGCCCATGACGCCTACCGGCGAGCAGCGCACCAACGTGGCCGGCGTGAAGCCTGAAGTGAAGGAAAGCGACATCGGCCGGACGGCCTTCCGCGCCATCATCGACATCGGCCTGCTGGACGTGGATCCCAAAAACCTGACCCCGCTGACCAAGGGTGTCACCATCATCGAAGCCAGCTCGGACATGCTCGTGCTGGACTTGGACCACAACGAGGCCAAGTTGCATGTTGGAGACCTTATCTCCTTCAGTCTCAATTACATGGGAGCGCTGGGCATCATGAACTCCAAATACATTGACAAGGTGGTGAAGTAG
- a CDS encoding MBL fold metallo-hydrolase, producing the protein MKIEQIYTGCLAQGAYYIESNGEAAVIDPLRESQPYIDRAEKSGAMIKYVLETHFHADFVSGHVDLAKRTGATIIYGPNANPDFTAHIAKDGEELKVGKVTIKVLHTPGHTMESTTYLLLDESGKPHCIFSGDTLFIGDVGRPDLAQKMGSLTMEDLAGHLYDSLHTKIMTLPDDVIVYPAHGAGSACGKNMSKETWDTLGNQKKVNYALKAATKEQFIKEVTDGIMPPPAYFPQNVAMNKGAIPSLETVKEKGLRALTPDQVELIVESEGALVLDTRDAQVFKDGFVPRSISIGLRGDFAPWVGAMIPDVKHPLVVVTDAGGEDEVVTRLARVGYDNVLGFLKGGISAWKNAGRDVDSLESISAEEFAKRMSADKLNVFDVRKQGEWDGEHLEHAKHASLQFLNDHLADFSKTEPNYLHCAGGYRSMIAASVLKARGYHNVVEIAGGFEGIKKTGLPITEFVCPSTLAK; encoded by the coding sequence ATGAAAATCGAACAGATCTACACCGGATGCCTCGCACAAGGGGCCTACTACATCGAGAGCAACGGCGAAGCGGCCGTGATCGACCCGCTGCGTGAATCACAACCTTACATCGACCGTGCCGAGAAGAGCGGCGCGATGATCAAGTACGTGCTGGAGACGCACTTCCATGCTGACTTTGTGAGCGGCCACGTGGACCTCGCCAAGCGCACCGGGGCCACCATCATCTACGGCCCCAATGCCAACCCCGACTTCACCGCACACATCGCGAAGGACGGCGAGGAACTGAAGGTAGGTAAGGTCACCATCAAGGTGTTGCACACGCCGGGGCACACCATGGAAAGCACCACCTATCTGCTGCTGGATGAGAGCGGGAAGCCGCATTGCATCTTCAGCGGGGACACGCTCTTCATCGGCGATGTGGGCCGCCCCGACCTGGCGCAGAAAATGGGCAGCCTCACCATGGAGGACCTCGCCGGCCACCTCTATGATTCCTTGCACACCAAGATCATGACCCTGCCGGACGACGTGATCGTCTATCCGGCGCACGGCGCGGGCAGTGCTTGCGGCAAGAACATGAGCAAGGAGACCTGGGACACCTTGGGCAACCAGAAGAAGGTGAACTATGCGCTGAAGGCCGCGACGAAAGAGCAGTTCATCAAGGAGGTCACCGACGGGATCATGCCGCCACCGGCCTACTTCCCGCAGAACGTGGCGATGAACAAGGGTGCGATCCCCAGCCTGGAGACCGTGAAGGAGAAAGGTCTCCGTGCGCTGACGCCCGACCAAGTGGAGCTGATCGTGGAGAGCGAAGGCGCCTTGGTGCTGGACACCCGCGATGCCCAGGTTTTCAAGGATGGATTTGTGCCGCGCAGCATCAGCATCGGCTTGCGGGGCGACTTCGCACCTTGGGTCGGCGCGATGATCCCCGATGTGAAGCATCCGCTGGTGGTGGTGACCGATGCAGGCGGCGAGGACGAGGTGGTAACGCGCCTGGCCAGGGTGGGTTATGACAATGTGCTGGGCTTCCTCAAGGGCGGCATCAGCGCATGGAAGAACGCCGGGCGTGATGTGGATTCCCTGGAGAGCATTTCCGCGGAAGAATTCGCAAAGCGCATGAGCGCGGACAAACTGAACGTGTTCGATGTGCGCAAGCAAGGCGAATGGGACGGGGAACATCTGGAGCACGCCAAGCATGCCTCCCTGCAGTTCCTGAACGATCACTTGGCCGACTTCAGCAAGACGGAACCCAACTACCTGCATTGCGCCGGTGGCTACCGGAGCATGATCGCGGCATCCGTGCTCAAGGCACGCGGCTATCACAACGTGGTGGAGATCGCCGGTGGTTTTGAAGGGATCAAGAAGACAGGCTTGCCGATCACCGAATTCGTTTGTCCAAGCACGCTTGCGAAATAG
- a CDS encoding sodium:solute symporter family protein, giving the protein MHWIDASILIVYMIALVAIGVYFMRKNTDQEDYFVGGRGMGHWHIGLSVVATDVGGGFSIGLGGLGFVMGLSGAWMLFTGLVGAWLAAVFLIPRVYDLARREKFLTFPQLIGHHYNGRAAFVAGIICAIGYLGFTSSQLLAGAKLASSAFVGLDMGTALLIMGAIIVGYTVMGGMKAVVYTDTVQWIVLIAGLSLVGLPMAWYAVGGWEGIHASVTPEQLSLTNVGPVTLINWMVTIVPIWFVGMTLYQRIYASRSERSAKKAWYIAGFLEWPLMAFMGVALGLLGRVAADQGLLVHLIGGDVNTMDPELGLPLLLRAVLPVGFLGLVLAAYFSAILSTADSCLMAASGNVLTDIVGRLRKKEQTTEQVLRFSQVLTLALGILAMVIAANMENVLSLMLASYAFMVSGLLVPLLAAVFLGKRNANAALAAMIGGGLTTILLGNLPIDLPLGLDPNVFGITTSAILFFITDRLFPASTLQAVPTPLRNEH; this is encoded by the coding sequence TTGCATTGGATCGACGCCAGCATCCTCATCGTTTACATGATCGCCCTTGTGGCGATCGGTGTGTACTTCATGCGGAAGAACACGGACCAGGAGGATTACTTCGTCGGCGGCCGGGGGATGGGCCATTGGCACATCGGGCTTAGCGTGGTGGCCACCGACGTTGGCGGCGGCTTCTCCATCGGCCTCGGCGGACTTGGATTCGTTATGGGCCTTTCCGGCGCTTGGATGCTTTTCACTGGACTGGTCGGGGCTTGGCTTGCGGCGGTGTTCCTGATCCCGCGCGTGTACGACCTTGCCCGGCGCGAGAAGTTCCTCACTTTCCCGCAGCTCATCGGGCACCACTACAACGGCCGGGCCGCGTTCGTTGCCGGCATCATCTGCGCTATCGGCTACTTGGGCTTTACCAGCTCGCAGCTGCTGGCGGGGGCGAAGCTGGCCTCCTCCGCCTTTGTCGGCCTGGACATGGGCACGGCGCTGTTGATCATGGGCGCCATCATCGTAGGCTACACGGTGATGGGCGGCATGAAGGCAGTAGTCTACACGGACACGGTGCAATGGATCGTGCTCATCGCCGGGCTTTCCTTGGTGGGCTTGCCGATGGCGTGGTATGCCGTGGGCGGTTGGGAAGGCATCCATGCCTCGGTGACGCCGGAGCAGCTTTCACTGACCAACGTGGGGCCGGTAACGCTCATCAATTGGATGGTCACCATCGTGCCGATCTGGTTCGTGGGGATGACGCTCTACCAACGGATCTATGCCAGTCGCAGCGAGCGATCCGCCAAGAAAGCGTGGTACATCGCGGGCTTCCTGGAGTGGCCGCTGATGGCCTTCATGGGCGTTGCGCTCGGCTTGCTGGGCCGTGTGGCCGCTGATCAAGGGCTGCTGGTGCACCTGATAGGCGGCGATGTCAACACCATGGACCCCGAGCTGGGCCTGCCCCTCTTGCTGCGCGCGGTGCTGCCCGTAGGATTCCTCGGTCTCGTGCTCGCGGCCTACTTCTCCGCCATTCTCAGCACAGCGGACAGCTGCTTGATGGCCGCCAGCGGGAACGTGCTCACCGACATCGTGGGCCGCTTGCGGAAGAAGGAGCAAACCACCGAACAAGTGCTGAGGTTCTCGCAAGTGCTCACGCTGGCCTTGGGCATTTTGGCCATGGTGATCGCAGCGAACATGGAGAACGTGCTGAGCCTGATGCTTGCCTCATACGCCTTCATGGTGAGCGGTTTGTTGGTGCCGTTACTCGCCGCCGTCTTCCTTGGGAAACGGAATGCCAACGCGGCTTTGGCAGCCATGATCGGCGGTGGCCTCACCACCATTCTGCTCGGCAACCTGCCGATCGACCTTCCGCTGGGGCTCGACCCTAACGTTTTTGGGATCACCACTTCCGCGATCCTCTTTTTCATCACCGACCGCCTGTTCCCCGCCAGTACCTTGCAGGCTGTCCCGACACCTCTTCGCAATGAACATTGA
- a CDS encoding NTP transferase domain-containing protein, giving the protein MTDKHTYCIIMAGGIGSRFWPMSRTAHPKQFLDFLGHGRTLIQQTFDRFLDVCPAENIYVVTNAQYAPLVHEQLPALRPEQVLLEPDRRNTAPCIAYANHAIAKRDPKALIITSPSDHLVKDEKEFQARLRIASEQAVVEDCLVTLGITPDRPDTGYGYIQFSDQGPAERPEVKRVKNFTEKPDHAKAQQFLDSGEYLWNSGIFIWSLASIRKAFRKHLPEMEVLFSTGENAYGTPNEAEFIAKIYGTCESISIDYGILEKADNVYVVAGDFGWSDLGTWGSLYSQLPKDANANAGTSKTVRVYDGKDNMVHVQDDRLVVLQGLEDFIVVSTPDALLVCRKHDEQKIKGIVQELTKDIGEKYI; this is encoded by the coding sequence ATGACAGACAAGCATACCTATTGCATCATCATGGCCGGAGGTATCGGAAGCCGCTTCTGGCCGATGAGCCGCACCGCGCATCCCAAGCAATTCCTTGATTTTCTTGGTCATGGCCGCACGCTGATCCAACAGACCTTCGACCGTTTTCTCGATGTTTGCCCGGCGGAGAACATCTACGTGGTGACCAATGCCCAATACGCGCCATTGGTCCACGAGCAACTGCCGGCCCTCAGGCCTGAACAAGTGCTGTTGGAACCGGACCGCCGGAACACCGCGCCTTGTATCGCCTATGCCAACCACGCCATCGCCAAACGCGATCCGAAGGCGCTGATCATCACCTCGCCCAGCGACCATTTGGTAAAGGATGAAAAGGAGTTCCAGGCCCGGCTGAGGATCGCTTCGGAACAGGCTGTAGTGGAGGATTGCTTAGTAACGCTGGGCATCACGCCGGACCGCCCCGACACCGGTTACGGCTACATCCAGTTCAGCGACCAAGGCCCGGCGGAAAGGCCCGAAGTGAAGCGTGTAAAAAACTTCACCGAAAAGCCCGACCATGCCAAGGCGCAGCAATTCCTGGACAGCGGTGAATACCTCTGGAACAGCGGCATCTTCATCTGGTCATTGGCCAGCATCCGGAAAGCCTTCAGAAAGCACCTTCCTGAAATGGAAGTGCTCTTCAGTACCGGTGAAAACGCATACGGTACGCCCAACGAAGCGGAGTTCATCGCCAAGATCTACGGGACTTGCGAGAGCATCAGCATCGACTACGGGATCCTCGAAAAGGCGGACAACGTATACGTGGTGGCCGGTGATTTCGGCTGGAGCGACCTCGGAACTTGGGGCAGCCTATACTCCCAACTCCCGAAGGATGCCAACGCCAACGCGGGCACGAGCAAGACCGTGCGCGTCTATGATGGCAAGGACAACATGGTACACGTGCAGGACGACCGCTTGGTGGTGCTGCAAGGTCTGGAGGACTTCATCGTGGTAAGCACACCCGACGCGCTGCTCGTCTGTCGCAAGCACGATGAGCAGAAGATCAAGGGCATCGTGCAGGAGCTGACGAAGGATATTGGGGAGAAGTACATTTAG
- a CDS encoding sulfite exporter TauE/SafE family protein codes for MSWELLGYAGAVLMGLSLGLLGGGGSILTVPILVYLFGQDPVTATGLSLFIVGTTSAAGLFSHHKQGNIEWRTAGVFGAASILSVFITRRWLVPALPDPLIHVGAVEVGKGTAILGLFAIVMLISAWSMIRGRKSITPGSNGKRHLPSLLLIGLLVGLLTGVLGAGGGFLIVPSLVLLAGVDMKRAIGTSLLLITVNSYIGFLGDRRVHLADYSTILLPFLALAIIGIVLGSQLSKRMGNAKLRPTFGWFVLAMGTYIIIRELYALA; via the coding sequence ATGAGCTGGGAGTTGCTCGGTTATGCCGGAGCGGTGCTCATGGGCCTTTCACTCGGCCTGCTCGGCGGTGGCGGTTCGATCCTCACCGTGCCGATCCTCGTTTACCTGTTCGGCCAAGATCCCGTCACGGCCACGGGTCTGTCGCTCTTCATCGTGGGGACCACCAGCGCTGCCGGTTTATTCTCGCATCACAAGCAGGGGAATATCGAGTGGCGCACGGCAGGGGTGTTCGGCGCGGCCTCCATCCTTAGCGTCTTCATCACCCGGCGCTGGTTGGTGCCTGCCTTGCCGGACCCCTTGATCCATGTGGGTGCTGTGGAAGTCGGCAAGGGCACCGCGATCCTCGGCTTGTTCGCCATTGTGATGCTGATCTCCGCATGGTCGATGATCCGCGGAAGGAAATCCATAACACCCGGGTCGAACGGCAAGCGGCACCTGCCCTCGCTGCTGCTCATCGGCCTCCTCGTGGGCTTGCTCACCGGTGTGCTCGGGGCGGGCGGCGGTTTCCTCATCGTCCCTTCCTTGGTGCTGCTCGCCGGCGTGGACATGAAGCGCGCCATCGGCACTTCGCTGCTCCTCATCACCGTGAACTCGTACATCGGCTTCCTCGGCGACCGGCGCGTCCATTTGGCGGACTATTCGACGATCCTGCTGCCATTCTTGGCACTGGCCATCATCGGCATCGTTCTTGGGAGCCAACTCTCCAAGCGCATGGGCAATGCGAAACTCCGGCCGACGTTCGGCTGGTTCGTGCTGGCCATGGGCACATATATCATCATACGCGAACTTTATGCGCTCGCCTGA
- a CDS encoding GNAT family N-acetyltransferase, which translates to MNIELHTPEKPADEATLKDISSFLVKHLERFGDPEEHIRMAMTYSLDPVRGGFVVVGRDEGQIIGAVVVNDTKMGGYIPQNILVYIAVDASQRGKGIGRKLMQAAIDKATGGIALHVEPDNPAKKLYESLGFTNKYLEMRLQQ; encoded by the coding sequence ATGAACATTGAACTCCACACCCCGGAGAAACCGGCCGACGAGGCCACGCTCAAGGACATTTCTTCTTTTCTGGTGAAGCATTTGGAGCGCTTCGGCGACCCTGAGGAGCACATCCGCATGGCCATGACTTATTCCCTCGACCCCGTACGCGGCGGCTTCGTGGTGGTCGGCCGGGATGAAGGCCAGATCATCGGCGCGGTGGTGGTGAACGACACGAAGATGGGCGGATACATCCCGCAGAACATCCTGGTCTACATCGCTGTGGATGCTTCACAACGCGGCAAGGGCATCGGCCGGAAGTTGATGCAGGCGGCCATCGACAAGGCTACCGGCGGCATCGCGCTGCACGTGGAGCCGGACAATCCCGCCAAAAAGCTGTACGAATCGCTCGGCTTCACCAATAAGTACCTTGAAATGCGCCTGCAGCAATGA
- the alr gene encoding alanine racemase: MFNVSTIELSAEALRNNLAFIRKVIGPGTKLCSVVKGNAYGHGIGTFTAMAQRLGAEMFAVYSASEAYELKKHLTNGAEIYIMGDADGNALDWAVEHDIAFNVFESNRLSQAIHSAKAQGKSARIHIEIETGMHRTGFTVGDLPAVLERCRSHSDAIEIKGICSHLAGAESQANRLRIDAQKARFREAIAIAELHGQSIGLRHLACSAAILNEPDTLYDMARVGILHYGFWPNKETWDRYSKAHGFTEDPLMRVIRWWSRVMSVSTVPAGGFVGYGNDFQAQKETRIATIPMGYAYGYSRSLSNTGHVLIRGRKAPVRGIVNMNCITVDVTGIEGVEKGDEAVLIGTQDGNSISVASFGDLSDQLNYELLTRLPHSIPRVVVEKHL, from the coding sequence ATGTTCAACGTTTCCACCATAGAGCTCAGTGCAGAGGCGCTACGGAATAACTTGGCGTTCATCCGCAAGGTCATAGGACCCGGCACGAAACTGTGCAGCGTGGTGAAGGGCAACGCTTACGGCCATGGCATCGGTACGTTCACGGCCATGGCCCAACGCTTGGGCGCGGAAATGTTCGCGGTGTATTCCGCTTCGGAAGCCTACGAGCTGAAGAAGCACTTGACGAACGGTGCGGAGATCTACATCATGGGCGACGCGGACGGCAATGCGCTGGACTGGGCCGTGGAGCATGACATTGCCTTCAATGTCTTTGAGTCGAACCGGCTTTCACAGGCTATTCATTCCGCCAAAGCACAAGGCAAAAGCGCCCGGATACACATCGAAATAGAGACCGGCATGCACCGTACCGGCTTCACCGTCGGCGATCTTCCCGCCGTGCTGGAGCGGTGCCGCAGCCATTCGGACGCGATCGAGATCAAGGGTATCTGCTCGCATTTGGCGGGCGCGGAAAGCCAAGCCAACCGCTTGCGTATCGATGCCCAGAAGGCCCGGTTCCGCGAAGCGATCGCCATCGCTGAGCTGCACGGACAGTCAATCGGGCTTCGCCACTTGGCCTGCTCGGCGGCCATCCTCAATGAGCCGGACACTTTGTATGACATGGCCCGCGTGGGCATTCTGCACTATGGCTTCTGGCCGAACAAAGAGACATGGGACCGCTACTCCAAAGCGCATGGCTTCACCGAAGACCCGCTGATGCGCGTGATCCGTTGGTGGAGCCGGGTGATGTCCGTGTCCACCGTGCCCGCTGGCGGCTTCGTGGGCTACGGGAACGATTTCCAGGCACAGAAGGAAACGCGCATCGCGACCATCCCCATGGGCTATGCCTACGGCTATTCGCGCAGTCTCAGCAACACCGGCCATGTATTGATCCGCGGCAGGAAGGCGCCCGTGCGCGGCATCGTGAACATGAACTGCATCACCGTGGACGTCACCGGCATCGAGGGCGTGGAGAAGGGCGATGAGGCCGTGCTGATCGGCACACAGGACGGCAACAGCATCAGCGTCGCCTCCTTCGGCGATCTCAGCGACCAGTTGAACTATGAACTGTTGACCCGGCTTCCTCACTCCATCCCGCGCGTGGTGGTGGAAAAACACCTTTGA
- a CDS encoding amidohydrolase yields MVRCELDALPIQEVNTFGHKSVNKGVSHKCGHDGHATILTGLAEKLAAKRPAKGRVHLLYQPAEENGAGAAAVLKDPRMQDKHFDLVLALHNLPGYKLGSTVVRKGAFTASVSSMVIALEGRTSHAAEPEHGNNPALAVAEILTGALALQHNVPTEDGLRVVTVVHVNLGTKDYGISAGSAEVHLTVRCWTDAELKKLEQDIEDLSRQVAKKHKLGVDISYCFTFKANQNDDAAADLVKAAVNSTGHELIGRDHPFKWGEDFGLFTAKYKGCMFGLGSGEDMPALHNPDYDFPDELTPHGVELFETAVRSFLKG; encoded by the coding sequence ATGGTGCGCTGTGAGCTGGACGCCTTACCGATCCAGGAGGTGAACACCTTCGGACACAAGTCCGTGAACAAAGGCGTATCGCACAAGTGCGGGCACGACGGGCATGCGACGATCTTGACCGGGCTGGCAGAAAAACTTGCTGCGAAAAGGCCGGCAAAAGGACGTGTCCACTTACTCTATCAACCTGCGGAAGAGAACGGCGCCGGTGCCGCTGCCGTGCTGAAGGACCCGCGCATGCAGGACAAGCACTTCGACCTCGTGCTCGCGCTGCACAACCTACCGGGCTACAAGCTGGGCAGCACCGTGGTGCGCAAAGGGGCATTCACCGCCAGCGTAAGCAGCATGGTGATCGCTTTGGAAGGCCGCACGTCCCATGCCGCTGAGCCGGAGCATGGCAACAATCCTGCACTGGCTGTGGCCGAGATCCTTACCGGCGCGCTCGCACTGCAACACAACGTGCCCACGGAGGACGGCCTGCGCGTGGTCACGGTGGTGCATGTCAACCTCGGCACCAAGGACTATGGGATCTCCGCCGGAAGCGCCGAGGTACACCTCACCGTCCGCTGCTGGACCGACGCCGAACTGAAGAAGCTCGAACAGGACATCGAGGACCTTTCCCGTCAGGTGGCGAAGAAGCACAAGCTGGGCGTGGACATCAGCTATTGCTTCACGTTCAAGGCCAACCAGAATGATGATGCCGCCGCAGACCTGGTGAAGGCAGCGGTCAACTCCACCGGCCATGAATTGATCGGTCGCGACCACCCGTTCAAATGGGGCGAGGACTTCGGGCTGTTCACCGCGAAATACAAAGGCTGCATGTTCGGCTTGGGCTCCGGAGAGGACATGCCCGCGCTGCACAACCCGGACTACGATTTTCCCGACGAGCTGACCCCGCACGGGGTTGAACTCTTCGAAACGGCGGTGCGTTCCTTCCTGAAGGGCTGA
- a CDS encoding HRDC domain-containing protein, translating into MEEAPLIATPGPFNDLMGRLVSESCIALDTEASSFHRFHERIGLIQLSDRSDTWLLDPMALHEVPKLGDILGSESNEIVIHDADFDLRLLKRMYGFHVRKIFDTLIAAELINEPELGLASLMLKYFDIKLDKRFQKADWCKRPLTRDMLNYAAMDTRNLIALRDRLAEQLMAKGRWEWAMEEFGLLTEVPFQEKEDHTPGFLRIKGAKALKPRELAVLKELQDWRVSVASQLDRASFMVLGNDVMLALAKEPVTSIEALSKLKGVGPSTVDKYGRDILAAIDKGMSTPKEQWPRMERPKRFPRDPKLEDSVKRMKAVRDKLALDHELRPGIIAANQLLLDMGRARPTNIDELLAIPGLRRYQAREFGPALLAVL; encoded by the coding sequence ATGGAGGAAGCCCCGCTCATAGCCACCCCCGGCCCGTTCAATGACCTGATGGGTAGGCTGGTCAGCGAGTCCTGCATCGCATTGGACACTGAGGCGAGCAGCTTCCACCGGTTCCATGAACGCATCGGCCTGATCCAGCTTTCCGACCGAAGCGATACTTGGCTGTTGGATCCCATGGCCCTGCACGAAGTGCCGAAGCTGGGTGACATCCTCGGCTCGGAGTCCAACGAGATCGTGATCCACGATGCCGATTTCGACCTGCGGTTGCTGAAGCGCATGTACGGCTTCCACGTCCGCAAGATCTTCGACACGCTGATCGCCGCGGAACTGATCAACGAACCCGAACTGGGCTTGGCGTCGTTGATGCTGAAGTACTTCGACATCAAGTTGGACAAGCGCTTCCAGAAGGCGGATTGGTGCAAGCGCCCGCTCACCCGCGATATGCTCAACTATGCCGCCATGGACACCCGCAACTTGATCGCCCTGCGCGACCGCTTGGCAGAACAGTTGATGGCGAAAGGGCGCTGGGAATGGGCCATGGAGGAATTCGGCCTGCTCACCGAAGTGCCCTTCCAGGAAAAGGAGGACCATACGCCGGGCTTCCTGCGGATCAAAGGGGCCAAGGCGCTGAAGCCAAGGGAATTGGCAGTGCTGAAGGAGCTGCAGGATTGGCGTGTTTCCGTGGCATCCCAACTGGACCGTGCCTCGTTCATGGTCCTGGGGAACGATGTGATGCTCGCGCTGGCGAAAGAACCGGTGACCTCGATCGAAGCATTGTCCAAACTGAAGGGGGTAGGGCCTTCCACAGTTGACAAGTACGGCAGGGACATCCTCGCGGCGATCGACAAAGGGATGAGCACGCCCAAGGAGCAGTGGCCGCGCATGGAGCGCCCCAAGCGCTTTCCCCGCGACCCTAAATTGGAGGACTCCGTGAAGCGGATGAAGGCCGTCCGGGACAAGCTGGCCTTGGACCATGAGCTGCGCCCCGGCATCATCGCGGCCAATCAACTGCTTTTGGACATGGGAAGGGCCCGGCCAACGAACATCGACGAATTGCTGGCGATCCCAGGTCTTCGCCGCTATCAGGCGCGGGAATTCGGCCCGGCACTGCTTGCCGTATTGTGA